Proteins encoded by one window of Lathyrus oleraceus cultivar Zhongwan6 chromosome 1, CAAS_Psat_ZW6_1.0, whole genome shotgun sequence:
- the LOC127093261 gene encoding uncharacterized protein LOC127093261 has protein sequence MAPYEALYGQRCRTPLCWYEVGETKILGSEFEQQTKNQVKLIREKMKVAQDCQKSYSDKRRTPLEFEAGDHVFIRVTSITGIARAIKTRKLIPRFIGPFQILRRIEPVAYHITLLPNLSNLHDVFHVSQLRKYYPDPSHVIEPESAELRDNLEYKALPVKILDHRIKELRGK, from the coding sequence atggctccatatgaagcacTGTATGGACAAAGGTGTCGcacacctttatgttggtatgaagTTGGAGAAACTAAAATATTGGGTTCAGAATTTGAGCAACAGACGAAAAACCAGGTTAAGCTTATCAGAGAAAAGATGAAAGTTGCACAGGATTGTCAAAAGAGTTATAGTGATAAAAGGAGAACACCTTTGGAATTTGAGGCAGGAGATCACGTGTTCATTAGGGTAACTTCTATAACAGGAATTGCACGAGCAATCAAAACTAGGaagttaataccaaggtttatCGGGCCTTTTCAAATTCTACGACGGATTGAACCTGTAGCATACCACATTACTTTACTGCCAAACTTGTCTAATCTTCATGACGTATTCCATGTATCACAACTGAGGAAGTATTATCCTGACCCTTCACATGTCATTGAGCCTGAAAGTGCGGAACTTAGAGATAACCTCGAATATAAGGCTTTACCTGTCAAAATTTTAGATCATCGAATTAAGGAACTTCGTGGAAAGTAA